Below is a window of Humulus lupulus chromosome 2, drHumLupu1.1, whole genome shotgun sequence DNA.
CTAGTGTGAAACTTGAATGCTTTAGGTGGTCAACAATAGCGAGAAGCTTGCCTGGAAGAACTGACAATGAGATCAAGAACTATTGGAGAACCCATTTCAAGAAAAAGCAAGCAAAAGTTACTTCTGATGCCTCGGAAAAGGCGAAAGCTCGCCTCTTAAAGAGGCAGCAATTTCATCAACAACAGCTTcatcagcagcagcaacagcagcagcagctgCATCATCAGCAACTCAATCAAATGGACTTGAAGAGAATCATGGCTTTACTCGATGGTGATAACGAGCACAACAAGTCTGCACAAGCTGTACCTCAACTCAGGCAAGAAATCACCACTGCGGCATTTCCTCAAACAGCTGATGAGCAAAGCTTCCTTTACACCATGCTGAACGAGAACAACAATGTGTCAGCTGTCCCTGAGGCACCCATTACTGAGGACATTCTCTGGGATGGGTTATGGAACTTGGATGACTTCCATGGCAATGGTGCTGTTAACTTCAATGCAAACTGTTCTACTGCCAAAGCTAATACTCTGCACAACTTGGTGGTACCCTTCTGTTGACTCAGCTCTTGATTTAGTCAACGCTTAGCCTTGTAAGATTATTACTATGAGAAAGGCTCCAATTAGTGAGGAGCTTTCAACTATTATTTGCAATATTAATTTTGGTGTGAAAACTTTTTGGGTTGTGAACTATACAATCCAGACAAAGCTGCCTTATTATGTCCAatctcaataaaaaaaattcccaattttgcatgaaaaaaaaattaataaatgtacTTAATTAGGCTTTTAACAAATGATTATTCTGTGTTTAGTGATTAATAGACtcgtttcttcttcttttttttttatataataattgtaAACTATATCAAATATCAATTATTCTCTTATTAAGGCAgtaaatcttgtacttttttctcgAGAATCAAACAGAGGACAAATCTTATTATATACCTTGAAGAGAAAATAAGCTAAGCCTAAGAAAAACAAAGAGGGTGAAAACGACATCGTATAAGAACATAAGTGTGTTACGAACAAAGTACATCATTGATTACGGAATGaccttttattttaattttaattttaattttctgtgaAACAATGGACAAAACTTTTTTATATGCTTCTAATGATATCTGTGTTCCCCATTATTCTTTATACTACtcttaaaataacaaaaaatactatagtcttttttttaataaatttattaacatCAATTATTAATATACGTATCAGATAAGAACTAGATTTTGATTCTATTCATTATGATTATTTTATTGTGTTCTATCTTTtgtgaattttattattttatatattcttgTCCACAATCTCTCTTGTTCAGAATCATTAGCTGATCTTTTCTCacacaaaaaagaagaaaaaaaaatcatgtacgtgtgatataaatatatatataaatataaagaatTGTATAATAATGTGCAAGAAGCCAAGATTTATTGTTTGTATTTTTTTACAACGTATATAATAATAGATACTTTGATCATTTTAACAATATTGTTTAATAATACCATTAAGAAAAGTAATAATTACTTAATTCTAGCTATTCCCTAAGGATTAAAATATGTTCATATTATGTAGAGAAATAGAAAAAACAGGAATTAAGTGGGTATCTAAACAATATGAAAATCAAATCCTAGGGAGATTCTTTAAATATTTAACTAGTTAAAATTTACTTTAAGAAAAGAATATATTAAGAAAGAGaaataaatcttttttttttttggttattctTCTCCGTATTGAAAATAGAATGTCTTAACTTATACGAGAAAGTAGTTGTAGCCCAAAGGTGGTACGAAAATAATTAAGCAAAAACAGCATATCAAAATGCATTCATATTCATGGTCCCAAGTCGAATTGAAAGACCATTCCCATAATAAAATAGCCTTTTTCAAATAATCTTCTTCTCCTTAAATGATTATATTATTGAAAAATTTTATGGTAGAACCTTTAAAAAGAACTCTATCAATGGGATTATTTTGGTTCTCAACTCGTGGATGGTTTTCggtgcaattttttttataatcgtaTATATTGTAATTACTTAGagtatcttgcaaatttttaaaaaattctaaataatttacagtgtcgaaaattagtttaaaaacatattgttgcacgcgtgactaatttttttatatccgtgaaaaaaaaatatgtttgaacctaattttcggcattgtaaattattcagaattttcttaaaatttgtagAATGTTCAAAATAACTACAATacacacgatcataaaaaaaaatcacaccaaAAATTATTTACGGGATAGAAATACAAAATAATCTCACCAATGAGGCTCTTTTTAAAACCCCTACCATAAAATCCTCGTTGTGGGACAAAAATtcgtatatattattattattattatatatttgggACAAAAATTCTTATGTAGTAAtacttaaatttttaaataaatatttttgtgGTGGAATTTCTAGCTGTTAATGTTTATTTGGTGCACTGTTGGTCATTGATTGCCAAGGATCACGCGTTTGCACCaaattagataaaaaaaaaatactacatACAAATTTAAGTgctatagataaaaaaaattgcaGCAAATTTCcctattttatattattattatttttaactaattttgtgttttataaataattttacttttaattatataattttgttatcattttatatgtataaatatacatAGAACTGTAGATTAATATTAACTTATCTAAATGTAGTAACATTTGTAATTTGTATATTTATACTATAAAATATACAACTATTTTACACCTTATAtgacattttttttatcatttttttataataataagatTTCCATTTTATTTAAGTTGGTATGGCCTTTTAGGTTTTTCAAACATATGAGATTTTTTTCCATACATGTAACTTATAtcataataaagttattattgtACTCGATTTTAGGCATGGTGACATGTCAAAAAAAATGCTATATTAAGGATCTCGAACCTGTTAGCTATTTCATTCAATGAAAAGATGAACAAAACTTATAACTTTCATGTTCTCACAAATTAGGCACACATGTGCTAGCAAACCTGTTCTCATAATGTAAGCTACTTACGCTAACAAGAGGAGTTTGGTCACCGGTAACAATATTTTATTCTTGTTCATTTTAAATAGCTTATAGTATACTAACATAGATGCGTGATTGCAAACCCTTGATAGTCTTCATCAGTTCGTTCATGATAGGTTACCAAACGCTAACAGGATTGAAAGCGGAAAACGAAAGTCACTAGTTACCCGAGATACAATTAAATTAAGTTGGTTATAACTTTGTATGTATTATTTACGGGCTAAGCTCAATAGCTTAGGCCCAACCCTCAAATGTAACTCTAAACTCCTCACTGTAAATAAAAGGAGAACGGATTTGAATAGGGGGAGGCAACTCTTAGTGCCTATAGACTGAGAAATTCCTTTATTGTTCAAATTAGTCCTTATGTAATCAAAGTGAAGGAGGACCATAGAATAATCGGCGATGCAAGTTTGCCGGAAACTATGATTCTCCAAACTCAAATATCAATAAACATCATAGTATTTATTTCTTTCAAATCTCaattcttgaatccatgctctaAGATCTCTAAATTGACGAAAAATCGAGTCAACAGTTATATTATGTGAAAATATGAAagttaattagtaaaaaaataatcatattataagatagttttttaaaaacttatgttagaaaaaattattaatatgaaAAAACATATTTATTAAAGCCAGTTActcaataattatatttatggaAATTCAAAATTTCCCTAAAATAAAGTGTGTAGCTATTTTGGgggaaaagttgagaactaccAATTTTTAGGAGTAGTcaactaaaattagacactaaatatatttatttaaactttactcattattatcatgagacttcCCAAATTACTCTTATtattctaagtgttgttgtaatgtgtattatatgtgttatattatagttaaattggaaatgcattctaattgtagtgtgtcatatatatgtgtgtcaactatatttataggaatgtattcaatctatgaaaaattattctttaaaatataaaaatcaaggcttaaaatgtaaaccataaatcttaaaatgtaaacaacaatcatttaaaatataaacattATAAGACATAAAATCTAAATCACGATCCTTTAAAATTTTAACatcaaggcttaaaatctaaatcacaactcttcaaaatgtaaaccacaaagaCTAAATATAAACAattactctttaaaatttaaatcgcGACTTGTAAAAAGttaaaccataaggcttaaagttaaactactagacttaaaatctaaaccacgactatACAAAATATAAATCATAATCTTTTAAAATCTAAGTCacgattatttaaaatttaaactactactctttaaaatttaaaccaccacAAGGCTTcaaatttaaaccataaggcttaaaattttaaaacacaaggcttaaaatttaaactatgacattttaaaatttaaaccacaatacttaaaagttaaaccactaggcttaaaatctaaacaacGATCGTATAAATATAAACCATGATCCTTAAAAATctaaatcacgactctttaaaatttaaatcactagtctttaaaatttaaaccacaagacttaaaatttaaactacgactctttaaaatttaaaccacaatacttaaaatttaaacaaaaactctttaaaatttaaaccacaagacttaaaagttaaaccacgcGATTAAAATCTAAATtgcgaccatataaaatataaactatgatcttttaaaatctaaaccacacatatttaaaatttaaacccttagtctttaaaatttaaactacaggacttaaaatttaaaccacaagacttaaaatttaaatcacgactccttaaaatataaactacaatacttaaaatttaaaccacacgATTTAAAAGTTAAACCACGCAATTAAAATCTAAACCGCGACCATATCAAATCTAAACCACATTCCTTTCAAATCTAAATCATCACACCATAAATTTTAAATCCCTACACTCAACAATTTAAACCACAAGTCCATCAAGCCGAAGCCCATTAAGTACAATTTCTTCCTAAATGCAGCCGTTATTCTCTCTACCTCTGCTTACCTCCGAGTCCCTAGTCCACCGCCACCGGCGTCTCCCGTGACCGTCCTTACCTGCCGCCGGGACGGCTATGAAGCTTTAAATTCTTCCTAATTTAACTATTAAGAAATCAGTATGAATTTCAAATTAGACTGAGCTCTAAAGCAATTTTTTTTTCTACTGATCGTCCCGCCAAAACTATAACTGAGTTCTGATGAACTTGTCATACCGTAATTGCACTTCTGCGGCGGCGTTCGACCAGGTTCTGAGTCTTCTCCGTTATATTAAGCTCTCAATCGTCAAAAAGTCACTGAAACTCAATCAAAAATCCCATGCTCGAGTTCTCATTCTTGGGCTCTCACAAAACCCTTTTCTCGCCACAAAGCTAATGTCTGCGTACTCCGCTTTTGGCAACTTAATCGATTCACAGCTCGTTTTTCAGATGTCTAAGCACAAGAATGTATATTTATGGAATACTTTGATTAATGGGTATGTGAGAAATAGTGAATATACTGAGGCTTTTGAGTATTTTAAAGAAATGTGTCACGGTGATTTGTTTCCGGATGATTATACACTTGCAACTATGGCGAAAGTTTCCGGCGAGATGGGAAACTTGGTCGCTGGGAAGTTGGTTCATGGGAGGAGCGTAAGAGTTGGGTTTGTTTTTGATATTGTTGTTTCGAATTCCTTAATGTCGATGTATAGTAAGTGTTTAAATTTTGGTGATTGTCGGAAGGTGTTCGATGAAATGCCTCTAAGAAATGTCGGTTCTTGGAGTGTGCTTTTAGCAGGGTATGTTGGTTGTGGGAAGCAGAGTTTCGATCAAGAATTGTTGGAACTTATTAAATGTATGCAGATTGATGGGCTGAAGCCTGACGGGTTTACCGTTTCTAGTATTTTGCCTTTGTGTGGTGTTGATTCCAGGAAATGGCCAGATTATGGTGGGGAGCTTCATTGCTATATTGTAAGGAATGGACTCTACTCTGAATTGGGCTCTGATGTTCATCTTGGATGCTGTTTAATTGATATGTATTTGAAGAGTGGTAGAATTGTCGAGGGTAGACGAGTTTTTAACCAAATGAACTGTAGAAATGTATATACTTGGACTGCAATTATCAATGGTTACACAAAGAATGGAGCTTCAGATGAAGCTTTAAATCTTTTCCATGAGATGCAAGTAAAAGATGGAATAGAACCTAATAGAGTATCACTTCTAAGTGTTCTCCCTGCTTGTAACTCTCATGCTTGTTTAAGAGGTGGCAAACAAATTCATGGATTTGCAATCAGGAAACTACTGAATCATGATGTATCTTTATGCAATGCTTTGATCGATATGTATTCGAAGTGTGGGAGCTTGGATCTTGCAAGACGAGTTTTCGAGGATGAATCCTTCTGTAAAGATGCAATCTCTTGGACTTCAATGATTTCTGGATACGGATTGCATGGAAGGGGCAAGGAAGCTCTGTCATTGTATGATAAAATGGTTCTTCAAGGGATCAGACTAGATACAATAACAGTTGTGGGGATACTTTCAGCTTGTGGCCGATCAGGTTTGATAGATGAAGGCCTTAAAATCTATGACTCGGTGGTTAATGAACATGGAATTAAACCAACAGTTGAGATCTGTGCTTGTGTTGTAGACATGCTAGGCCGATCGGGCCAGCTTGATCGTGCATTAGACTTCATCCGAGGAATGACTGTACAACCTGGACCAAGTGTTTGGGGGGCTCTTGTTGCTGCTTCTGTTTTACATGGAAACTCTAAGATGCAAGAGCTAGCTTATAGATTTCTTATTGAACTAGAACCCAAGAATCCCTCAAATTTTATTTCGCTATCGAATTTGTATGCTTCTTCAAAACAATGGGATGTTGTAGCTGAAGTAAGAACAAAGATGAAAGAAAGAGGCATGAGGAAGGAACCTGGGTGTAGTTGGATTAGCATTAATAGCACCACTCATTGTTTCTACGTTGCTGATAAAGTTCATCCCTGTTCACACTTAATCTATGAGATGCTTGAGAACCTTATATTTGTAATAAAGGGAGCAAATCACTCTTCTGATAATGAAATTCAAACATAGATTTTGGCCATATATAAGTaaagtgatgatgattttggatcTTGGGATAATTGCTACGCAACATATGTTGCCATCCTGAGATTACAATTACTGGTTTAATGGCTGTGCTTGAATATGTATCATTTTGCATCAGATGATTTTGCAAGTATTTGGAGAACGATTGACTGTCATATTTGCTTCAAGTAAAATTTGCAATACGTGAAGAAAATTGAACCTAGCACAATTTATGtacaaaaattcaatttattgaTCAAGAATATAATACAtttcattttaaatattaaaaacaatgataaaaataataatcaattgataaatcacaaaaataaaaccataaaacaaaagaGAACATTAAATATGAAGGAACAAAAATACGAGACTATTTGGTTATAGATTTTGTATAAAAATAGGATGCATTATGTTATATAGTGTAgactttattttatgtttatgagtTTAGTTTGATGTCTTTAGACTTCTAATTATTAATAAACGTCTAGTTAATTCAACTATTGATATTATAGTTGTAATGATAAACGGGATGCATTTCCTAACGAGACAAAATCATGTCCATTTTATGACTAAAATAACTGATAGTAAAAATACTTAAGTTTTTTCAAATTAGCACTTTAATACCTAAGTTTCTTTTTTGACAGCAAAAATATCTTCCGTCAGTATTTCTTGACAATGTAGGTACATCACCGTTATATGCCACTTGAATTGCCAGATGTCAAGTTTTGGTAGGGCCACGTTATTTAAAATTGCCTTAGTCACATTTTGCCTTCCACTTCATTGATTTTAGCTTTGCTATGGATGCTAAATCACCATCTTTTATAGCCATGTCACCAATTTGATTAACAAAAATATTTAAAGATTTTCTTTTacggctatttaggatttttgtcCCTCGAACTATGACCAATGTATTATTGTGCCCCCTCATTTTTTCGAACTGTTAAAAATTAATCCCGAACTATTCACAATGTTGTAAAGTAGGACTTTTGTTAagtttttgttatattattttataatataatgttttaaattaaaaaaatgtgacaaagagtgtcacatattgtaacatataaacacatttggtgttacaaatttgtaactcccaattagtgcccattattgtgtagatttgttgttacacacttttgagttgaatttcttaaagtcataagTGAAATAACTGTTAGATATAAGATTTTAACTTCAATGTtgtgtttgggggttacaaaatcaattgagagtgatttggaaccgtttggaaaaacaacaaaaaattgtgTGCTGAAAATGGCTAGTGGCGGCGGCCAGAGGTATTGGTGGCcgcagcctgggggacagagaccagtggtcgCAGCCACTGATACTAATGGCAATGGCTAGTGAGGCTGACACTCAAATTGGATTTTTAGTTTTTcccaatttgaacggttctaacatcctaaGAAACTctaaaatctccattttaattccataaacatccaattaaacattggtaacagccatggggttggaggaatttaaaattcaaaatgtgtctctaaactctataaataagagcatattgctcacttgtaagacacaattttatatccattagagcacttggctagaaaacacctagatgcTTGATAATTCAAGAAAACTATTTCCAAAATTGTGaaagttcccttagtgcttgagttagggggaaatacgctttttggacaaaggtttcaaaccttgttcaagttggtgatccccaactcTTTTTACTTTGGTTGTGTGAATGAGAGTTTCTTgttctttgttcttgtttttacATTTTCTACTATTGATTTTCTTCttatatatttacttgtatttcttgtttagagttgtaatcctttcatttcttttatttCAAACGCTATTACtctatttgtatcttttgtttagagttgtatttct
It encodes the following:
- the LOC133819690 gene encoding myb-related protein 305-like, which codes for MYWGAMAGHMGWGILEEEGWRKGPWTAEEDRLLIEYVRLHGEGRWNSVARLAGLKRNGKSCRLRWVNYLRPDLKRGQITPHEESIILELHARWGNRWSTIARSLPGRTDNEIKNYWRTHFKKKQAKVTSDASEKAKARLLKRQQFHQQQLHQQQQQQQQLHHQQLNQMDLKRIMALLDGDNEHNKSAQAVPQLRQEITTAAFPQTADEQSFLYTMLNENNNVSAVPEAPITEDILWDGLWNLDDFHGNGAVNFNANCSTAKANTLHNLVVPFC
- the LOC133819692 gene encoding pentatricopeptide repeat-containing protein At3g12770-like, which codes for MNLSYRNCTSAAAFDQVLSLLRYIKLSIVKKSLKLNQKSHARVLILGLSQNPFLATKLMSAYSAFGNLIDSQLVFQMSKHKNVYLWNTLINGYVRNSEYTEAFEYFKEMCHGDLFPDDYTLATMAKVSGEMGNLVAGKLVHGRSVRVGFVFDIVVSNSLMSMYSKCLNFGDCRKVFDEMPLRNVGSWSVLLAGYVGCGKQSFDQELLELIKCMQIDGLKPDGFTVSSILPLCGVDSRKWPDYGGELHCYIVRNGLYSELGSDVHLGCCLIDMYLKSGRIVEGRRVFNQMNCRNVYTWTAIINGYTKNGASDEALNLFHEMQVKDGIEPNRVSLLSVLPACNSHACLRGGKQIHGFAIRKLLNHDVSLCNALIDMYSKCGSLDLARRVFEDESFCKDAISWTSMISGYGLHGRGKEALSLYDKMVLQGIRLDTITVVGILSACGRSGLIDEGLKIYDSVVNEHGIKPTVEICACVVDMLGRSGQLDRALDFIRGMTVQPGPSVWGALVAASVLHGNSKMQELAYRFLIELEPKNPSNFISLSNLYASSKQWDVVAEVRTKMKERGMRKEPGCSWISINSTTHCFYVADKVHPCSHLIYEMLENLIFVIKGANHSSDNEIQT